The DNA region agcggagtgtgcacccacataccaatacatggagccgcacgctccacaacggagtgcatgcagcaggtccggggattaccatgcaacactcggtcatatctcgcatgcgtgtgtgcacaagtcccatcaggctttctatttaaattttttacaccctttgtgttgtgctgggtgttaatgccatcattattgaatggtgctggacgcatattatagcggctttacttgtgacatgttgtaattacctttttgtgtgacatttctaattttcttttttgtttctttgcagatttttggccacaggagagagctatacatcactgcacctccaatttagagttggtaaatctaccatctctaacattgtgaggtgcacatgtaccgtgatctggcagaagttgcagcctatagtgatgccttccccaaccgaggagacttggctgcaggttgcagcaggctttcagtctgtggccaatttcccaaactgcataggtgcagtcgatggtaaacatgttcgggttcagcagccaccacgatcaggatcacgcttctttaattataagaagtatttttcagtggtcctgatggcggtggctgatgcccattacaaatttgttgccattgatgttggtgcctatggtagtactggggattctcgggtgttgcgaacgtcacagattgggatgcaaattcttcgagatggcggcacgctcccagccccaagacctttgccgggttccacacatccagtgccctttgtgatggtatcggatgaggcgtttcccttaacgacaaccctgctgcgcccatacccacgaaggggactggatgcccgacggaggatttttaattatcggctgagtcgtgcacgcagatatgtggaatgcacctttgggatcatgactagtcagtggaggatctttcacactgccattcagttggacacagacaccgttgatgctgtgataaaggcttgctgtgtactccacaactatgctcgtgagtacaacactgacgtagatgtggagtaccagcaggcagtatttaatccagtggtcaacgggggtctgggcaggccgtccaactcgggtgtgcgtgtgagagaatccttcactgactacttcatgagtccagaaggtgccgtgcactggcaatactcctgtgctggtgttgagcagcctgaccagcagagaaggatgcatctacactgacccCCCCAGAAATGTTGCCGACATCGCTGATAACAGTTTTGCCAACATCCCGAAGAATGAGAAACGCCAGCAACCAAcacaaaagtttgaaaaaaaatttttttgtttcatgttaccaaaaaaagttttaaataattggttgtaatatcaataaaaaatctatttgggtgtaatttgtttttttttgttttttttggctacaaaaattTTGGTGTTTTATGAAAATAATAGCAGTATGACGTATACAATTGTTAACACATCAACACATAAACCACTAATTGATAGCCCATAAACCCAGGATAGCGGCCTTGACCGCATTGTAATAAAGACGAGAATATTATGTGTGAAATATAATATATTTAAAAGAACACAAATTCTTTGCAATATTTACAAAAGATTTTTcaattagaaaaaaacaaaaaaaagccccTTTCAAAGGCAACCGGCAACTGgagctaaaaaacaaacaaaaaaaaactcggtGCCACTGAAAACTTTTGCCCACGTTCAATTCAGAAAAGTATATTCTGGAGAATAGAGGAAATTTGATCCCTCTGATTGATATGGTGCTCCCCCCATATGCTGCGAACTTCCTCTATCTCCAGAAGTAACTTGGCTGTGGGCCAAATACTGGGGTCTGGAAGCTGGTGTTTCCGGTGTTCGGTGTCGGGGCCTGAAaagtcccaacacccccatcagaACTTCATTGTATGGAGATatcggagcagggtcctccagagcagtgagggacatctggaccatggacatgaaaagagattgtctatccggtggcagggagcgtgtttttcttgccacagttaTTGCGAAGGAGTCGCAGTGGTCATCAGAACTTGATTTTTTTAATAGATCTAACGTGTCGCAAGCTATTTGGACAGTTTGGTCATcttggtttttctttgtttttttttttttctctgctgccaccggatagacagctctcttctccactctcacagcttctgcggaatcagatgcttcagcagctgctgaactagatgttgatgcagcagctgctgaagtggatgctgattcagcagaagctgtgggagtggaggtagagatggtccctcccactccagaggaactgcctgctccatcctcTTTGTCGCTGTCCTCCAAATCACCCACCGACATGTTTCCTTCCGTcctgttggagaaaaaaaaaacatcaatttttcGCACAACATATTATATTTAAATAATCATGTGGAGTGGATTTTAACTTACTTTCTCAATGTCCTACTGGACACAAGAAACTGCAGCTCTTCGCTAAAGGGAAATTTACTTTTGCTTGGCGAAGAGCCACTCTTAGAACATTCGTTCAGGAACTTCGTGAAACGGTCTCTGATTGAGCGCCAACGTTTTCTCACATCGTTATCTACCAAAAAAAGGTTACAAAATACAACAACATTTTTTGTGAGATCTAAACaaattatatttttaatatactcaaggtttactaaataaatttaaataaaattaCCAATTTGCTGCTGTGTACTCCCTGGATACTTGTCCCAATCTGGGATAAGGTCTCGTACTATTTTAGTCCAGGCTAGTTCCCGGAAATATTTATCCTTGTAGGATTCATCAGCTGGGTCCCACAAGGCCGGATAATCCCGAACCTACAATAAATACAATAGTGTCATCTCATAATCTATAGCGCGACCAAGTAATGTTAAACaattgctggaattgtttgtgtttggtgtgaactttagtattgtgctaagtcgccggacacagggacaactctcccatcctaaatacCGCATGGGAGTTGTAGTCCGATACGGCGACTTAAAAAGGAGCAAACGGGGGCACCACGGTCGGTGGGACTCAAACCTAGGCCCAGAAAACACTATatgacaaaaaaagagaaaaaaaaagatgggCCTAAcaaaaaacgggagtcaccaccatacaAATAACAAGAAAGCAGCTTTATTCCACACatatgcaaaagacagaacattttaaaaacattaaaaactaaGGGATGTGACATATCCCTGTACAAACCAAAGGCCCATAATACGGCCACAGCACCGCATCACTCCCAAAGGGGTATTATTTGCACATGCCCAAAATAATACAAAATCTGTCCCACAGGCTCATGTGAAGGCTAAGAATAAAATTAACCAGCTCCCTGAATGCTGACTGTCACTAAGATGTGAAAAATGCAATGCCTACCTAATAGTGGTATGCAATCTGAAAAAGGAAGAAAATGCACACAATTTTACACATGAAAAAAACCATCAGACTAGGACAGCATGCTGTAAATAACCATGGATGAAATACCCACCAGTAGAGGGAGAATCATGACCTGGAGCGCAAAAACACATGCAATAACGCAGAAATACCACAGATTGCTAGCATGGGCATGTATACCCTAAGGGAGGTGCGGGcggcagacacccaacgcgtgtcgccacacagcggtggcttcgtcaggggtgatgacATCCTTGGTTTGTACAGGGATATGTCACATCCCttagtttttaatgtttttaaaatgttctgtcttttgcatatGTGTGGAATAAAGCTGCTTTCTTGTTATTtgtatggtggtgactcccgttttttgTTAGGCccatcttttttctctttttttgtccgatacggcgacttagcacaatagaggcatatcgtcgcatggggacggacacacatatttaagtatttaagtgccacgtataagtgccacgtgccacgtatttaagtgccacgtgccacgtatttaagtgccacgtataagtgccacgtgccacgtatttaagtgccacgtgccacgtatttaagtgccacgtgccacgtatttaagtgccacgtgccacgtatttaagtgccacgtgccacgtatttaagtgccacgtgccacgtatttaagtgccacgtatttaagtaccacgtatttaagtgccacgtgccacgtatttaagtgccacgtatttaagtgccacgtataagtgccatgtgccacgtatcacgtacaagtgccacgtgccacgtatttaagtgccacgtgccacgtatttaagtgccacgtgccacgtatttaagtgccacgtgccacgtatttaagtgccacgtatttaagtaccacgtatttaagtgccacgtgccacgtatttaagtgccacgtatttaagtgccacgtataagtgccatgtatcacgtataagtgacacgtatcacgtataagtgacacgtatcacgtatttaagtgccacgtatcacgtacaagtgccacgtgccacgtatttaagtgccacgtatcccgtatttaagtgccacgtctttcatttgcacgtatttttcctattgtaaggtggcattaatcccggttaataatggagaggcgttaataagacgcctatccattattaatcctattaaagggttaaatggcggaaaaaattggcgtgggctcccgcgcaattttctccgccagaatggtaaagccagtgactgagggcagatattaatagccagaagagggtccatggttattggccccccctggctacaaacatctgcccccagccaccccagaaaaggcacatctggaagatgcgcctattctggcacttggccactctcttcccactcccgtgtagcggtgggatatggggtaatgaggggttaatgccaccttgctattgtaaggtggcattaagcccggttaataatggagaggcgtcaataagacgcctatccattattaatccaatgaaagggttaaaaaaaaaaacacaaacactagaaaaaaaatattttaatgaaataaagacacacactttttgaccatattttattgtacgctcaatccgtcctgaagaccctcgacctgaaaaagacgcaaaataaaaaaacaaattcatactccctggccctgtccgcagaaatccatcgagggtccaacgaagatcttccatggagaacagacacatccagagatatgtctgctctccacggctgcagcaacacactgacaggagccatagttcctgtcggtgtgtcactgcgcatgcgcgagcgagttaaccggcggtcattgaccccggctctctcgcttaacggcagtgctgcgtgggaaagttcaacgcagctgtactgccgttaaccgagacgccggcgccattgagctcagggacagtacgcgatacactgctaggagcttcgctcctggcagtgtatcgccggagagcagccgatcgtcgtgggacactcggttatggattctgcggacagggagtatggatttgctttattattttgggattttttcattgaggatcgagggcttcgcctacaagtgtgctgttggtgagtatatactctgtgttatgtgttgtatgtactgtactgtgtgtcatgtttgtgtattgtgtgtttgtgtttggtgtgaactttagtattgtgctaagtcgccggacacagggacaactctcccatcctaataccggatgggagtagtagtccgatacggcgacttagcacaatagaggcatatcgtcgcatggggacggacacacagacttaccaaatcaatcagacgcccgacatcgatccccatgcgacggtataactccatgatgacagtctcttcgtgacacagtcgggaccacacacgccgcccacggacttccgcccacgcacttccgcccgcttccccgcacttcctgcagcagcggttctgcacatcaaaccgcagtaaaacacgcagatatatttttgatctgcgtgttttactgcgattttgacctcacaatggaggtctatgggtgcagaaccgctgcgtttcaggaagaagaattgacatgctccttcttttttccgggagctattcagcacggctttttttttaaatttccggaccatgtgcacagtgtgtcctgttttccatagggtacagtgtactgtaccctgcatggaaaacagctgcggaaccgcagcggcaaaaccgccgcggttccgcggcaaaaaacgcactgtgtgaacatggcctaaagaagattattaactcttcagatgcttaacatgaattaatgcaatgtggaaggaaaaaatgacacattttactttttttttttacaaatattttactttagccccaatttttttattttcacaaaagtaacaggagaaattgggtacCAAAATTTTAATGCAATTTATCCTGCGTTATAcagcatatgtgggggaaaactactgttcgggcacatggcagggcatggaagagaaggagcgccatttgagttcttcaatgcaaaaatgtCTGAAATCTAGAGTGAACACTGTcatgataatgtaaaaatgccatgtttgagtatctacctaaaagtcccatggcttttcagacacactCTGTGGGCCTTTCCGACACCCTCTTCCTTCTCACTCTGCCTGAGTATGTAATtcaaaacccctcatttcccccctccctcaagaatttatatggcttcaaagtgaaagtacaagtagaagcacatgggAAAAAGAACCCAGGTTTCTTTGTCCTTGCAAATGTAAATATCATAGCACCAATTAATAATAGAtgtgggacaaatacatttttgacatgggCTTCGGTAGAACAATCAGCCtgtgagttttctaggttccagaaccagcacaattgagaaatggattactacagaactgggtcacccagctaccccatgtctATACTCAATGAATCCTTATGGCATGCTGAGCATAACGACACAGGTGTCGTCTTTCTACAAGGTTCCTACACCAAGATATGTGGGATGATGGGTTTTCATAATGCTAAGACAGGGGAATATCTagtctctaagtgaggtcaccacaggggagggctttggttttaggctaggaaataagtgagtcaagcagcagtcttcacatgtctttgtctggggtctagctgctatacaggggtgatgcatctggacATATGCTTGCccttcccccacagcacacggtcgGCCAGGAGATGatatgacataacgaaatgtaagtgtttttcaattttaatcccattttatttataattttattgtacatatgatatttgtcttctttataatatctttttatactttgtaaacactgcataccttttttggagtaaaatataaaactactagcttgtctctccttgttctataacgaactgtcacgtcctctgatgtgaaatacgctactgatttgggttgcctCCGGACCCGTAAATAATtacaaaatcggagctggtggcagtggaATTGTCCTGGGTGTTTTTGGAGTCTTTGCAGCAACTGGTGGCATTGACAATTATTGtttccgcctgagtgggagtagttatatcaccctcgctgcagcgtgcccaatagccagtacatatcaggcagcctttctggtgactaattaccctaggtgcagtatcctgactgacctgagggtaaggggggcgccagagagctgcaggttccatACTGGAActtggaagtgggatatagataaatccccttcagaaagaaccaggttcaaccaaacaaccccggttcatgacaaattggtgtgagtggtggggatgataaaggtatcctccccgtgagccTTGACATATTGGGGACACACAGTGGGATTCCTgacagacaccatgtcacatttggagagcccctgatgtaactaaacagtgaaaaaaacagtgacaccattttgaaaactagacccctcaaggaacatatctagatgtatggtgaacaccttgaacccccaggtgcttcacagagctttataacattgagctgtcaaaataaaagtcacattttacccacaaaaatgttcttttagtgccattcttttttaattttcacaagggtaaccatacaatttgttgtgcaatttctcctgggtacactgatatgccatatgtgggggaaaactactgtttgagcacacaaaGGGCTTGAAAGGAAAGTAGtgccaaaattgtctggaatcattagCGAATGCCATGTTGGAttaggagagcctctgatgtgtctaaacagtggaaatcccccacaagtgaaaccattttggaaactagacccctcagagaacttttctagatatgtggtgagcactttgaaccttcagatgcttcacggaagtttgtaatgttttgaaaatgaaaaaaaaatgcttttcctGCAAACATGTTGGTTTTGccttaaatttttcatttttacaaacaGGTAACAGgatcaaaatgcaccatacaatttattgtgcaatttcacctgagtacaacgataccccatatgtggttgcaaAGCTCAgacgggaagaagtgccatattgaagttcagaagggaaaaggcgccatattggagatcaaatttgctggaatggtttgcgggtaccatgtcatattggcagagcccctgaggtgccagaacagtagaccaCCCctcataagtaatgtaatgtaacaaactacacttctcaatgaattcatctaggggtgcagtgagaaaTTATACCAttaggcggtgaagaaagaataattacatttttacagctaaaatgttgttttagccccaaagtttaaatttttataagggctaattgaaaaatggacctctcagtttgttgtgcaatttctcctgagagcgCCAATAACCTACATGTTATtagaaactacttttgaggcacagtgcaaatcttAGAAGGGAAGAAGAACcataatttagtgcagattttactgttcgggtttgtgaGGTCTATGACCCACTGAGCTGTACaggactcgggagggatggagcgctattggcctcctggagtgcagattttcctagaatagtttgcagactccatacatAGAGCCCTTAAATGCTAGAAGAGTAGaatacccccctcaagtgaccccattttggaaattacaccactttaggaatttatctacagatgtagtgatgatttgactccatgtgttttttccagaaacaagaagcagtggatgttgcagaatgaaaattacaaatctgctattgtagtgcccgtacattgtagagcACAGTACGTTattcccagctcgtgcttctggagacacacatttttaaattaagcgggc from Ranitomeya variabilis isolate aRanVar5 chromosome 3, aRanVar5.hap1, whole genome shotgun sequence includes:
- the LOC143817255 gene encoding uncharacterized protein LOC143817255 yields the protein MSVGDLEDSDKEDGAGSSSGVGGTISTSTPTASAESASTSAAAASTSSSAAAEASDSAEAVRVEKRAVYPVAAEKKKKTKKNQDDQTVQIACDTLDLLKKSSSDDHCDSFAITVARKTRSLPPDRQSLFMSMVQMSLTALEDPAPISPYNEVLMGVLGLFRPRHRTPETPASRPQYLAHSQVTSGDRGSSQHMGGAPYQSEGSNFLYSPEYTFLN